A single region of the Agromyces sp. Leaf222 genome encodes:
- the nrdH gene encoding glutaredoxin-like protein NrdH, translated as MTVTVYTKPSCVQCNATYRALDSKGIEYEVLDVSTDESALAQVKELGYLQAPVVITDEDHWSGFRPDKIAELASRLG; from the coding sequence ATGACGGTCACGGTCTACACCAAGCCTTCCTGCGTGCAGTGCAACGCGACGTATCGCGCACTCGACAGCAAGGGCATCGAGTACGAAGTGCTCGACGTCTCGACCGACGAGAGTGCACTCGCACAGGTCAAAGAGCTGGGCTACCTGCAGGCCCCGGTCGTCATCACCGACGAAGACCACTGGTCGGGCTTCCGTCCCGACAAGATCGCTGAGCTCGCCTCGCGCCTGGGCTGA
- the nrdI gene encoding class Ib ribonucleoside-diphosphate reductase assembly flavoprotein NrdI — protein MTNLVYFSSVSGNTARFIEKLGRPASRIPLHARDAPLVASEPYVLVLPTYGGGDGNGAVPKQVIRFLNDEHNRSLIRGVIGAGNTNFGTGYCLAADIIAAKCHVPPLYRFEVFGTPDDVNAVNEGLDAFWSTQQLLTAV, from the coding sequence ATGACGAACCTCGTCTACTTCTCGAGCGTGTCGGGCAACACCGCACGCTTCATCGAGAAACTCGGACGCCCCGCCAGCCGCATCCCGCTGCATGCGAGAGATGCGCCGCTCGTGGCATCCGAACCGTATGTGCTCGTGCTCCCCACCTATGGCGGGGGCGACGGCAACGGCGCGGTGCCCAAGCAGGTCATCCGGTTCCTCAACGACGAGCACAACCGGTCACTGATCCGCGGGGTCATCGGCGCCGGCAACACCAACTTCGGCACGGGCTACTGCCTGGCCGCAGACATCATCGCGGCCAAATGCCATGTGCCGCCGCTGTATCGCTTCGAAGTATTCGGAACACCTGACGACGTGAACGCCGTCAACGAGGGATTGGACGCATTTTGGTCAACTCAGCAACTTCTGACAGCGGTGTAG
- the nrdE gene encoding class 1b ribonucleoside-diphosphate reductase subunit alpha encodes MDYHSLNAMLNLYGEDGQIQFDKDREAAREYFLQHVNQNTVFFHSLKERLDYLVEKEYYEQAVLDQYSFEFITKLNDLAYSKKFRFETFLGAFKYYTSYTLKTFDGKRYLERFEDRVVMTALGLAQGDEQLAVNLVEEIIGGRFQPATPTFLNTGKAQRGELVSCFLLRIEDNMESISRGINSALQLSKRGGGVALSLSNIREAGAPIKQIENQSSGIIPVMKLLEDSFSYANQLGARQGAGAVYLSAHHPDIMRFLDTKRENADEKIRIKTLSLGVVVPDITFELAKNGEDMYLFSPYDVERVYGKPFGDISVTEKYREMVDDPRIKKTKINAREFFQTLAEIQFESGYPYIVFEDTVNKANPIKGRINMSNLCSEILQVNTPTTYNEDLSYNEIGKDISCNLGSLNIALTMDSPDFGKTVDTAIRGLTAVSNMSHITSVRSIEDGNDKSHAIGLGQMNLHGYLARERIFYGSEEGIDFTNIYFYTVLFHALRASNAIAKERGETFDGFAESKYASGEFFDKYTDAAWVPATAKVTQLFADSNVHIPTQEDWKALKASVQEHGIYNQNLQAVPPTGSISYINNSTASIHPIASKIEIRKEGKLGRVYYPAAFMTNDNLEYYQDAYEIGYEKVIDTYAAATQHVDQGLSLTLFFKDTATTRDINKAQIYAWKKGIKTIYYIRLRQMALEGTELEMCVSCAL; translated from the coding sequence ATGGACTACCACTCGCTCAACGCGATGCTGAACCTCTACGGCGAAGACGGACAGATCCAGTTCGACAAAGACCGTGAGGCGGCGCGCGAGTACTTCCTCCAGCACGTCAACCAGAACACCGTCTTCTTCCACTCCCTGAAGGAGCGGCTCGACTACCTCGTCGAGAAGGAGTACTACGAGCAGGCCGTGCTCGACCAGTACTCGTTCGAGTTCATCACCAAGCTCAACGACCTGGCGTACTCGAAGAAGTTCCGCTTCGAGACGTTCCTCGGCGCGTTCAAGTACTACACGAGCTACACGCTCAAGACGTTCGACGGCAAGCGCTACCTCGAGCGCTTCGAAGACCGCGTCGTCATGACGGCCCTCGGCCTCGCGCAGGGCGACGAGCAACTCGCCGTCAACCTCGTCGAGGAGATCATCGGCGGCCGGTTCCAGCCGGCCACGCCGACGTTCCTCAACACCGGCAAGGCGCAGCGCGGCGAACTCGTCTCCTGCTTCCTGCTGCGCATCGAAGACAACATGGAGTCGATCTCGCGCGGCATCAACTCCGCACTGCAGCTCTCCAAGCGCGGCGGCGGCGTGGCGCTCTCGCTCAGCAACATCCGCGAGGCGGGCGCCCCGATCAAGCAGATCGAGAACCAGTCGTCCGGCATCATCCCCGTGATGAAGCTCCTCGAAGACAGCTTCAGCTACGCCAACCAGCTCGGTGCCCGCCAGGGCGCCGGCGCGGTGTACCTCAGCGCGCACCACCCCGACATCATGCGGTTCCTCGACACCAAGCGCGAGAACGCCGACGAGAAGATCCGCATCAAGACGCTGTCCCTCGGCGTCGTCGTGCCCGACATCACGTTCGAGCTCGCCAAGAACGGCGAGGACATGTACCTCTTCTCGCCGTACGACGTCGAGCGCGTCTACGGCAAGCCGTTCGGCGACATCTCGGTCACCGAGAAGTACCGCGAGATGGTCGACGACCCGCGCATCAAGAAGACCAAGATCAACGCGCGCGAGTTCTTCCAGACGCTCGCCGAGATCCAGTTCGAGAGCGGCTACCCCTACATCGTGTTCGAAGACACGGTGAACAAGGCGAACCCGATCAAGGGCCGCATCAACATGTCGAACCTCTGCAGCGAGATCCTGCAGGTCAACACGCCGACCACGTACAACGAGGACCTCTCGTACAACGAGATCGGCAAGGACATCAGCTGCAACCTCGGTTCGCTGAACATCGCCCTCACCATGGACTCGCCCGACTTCGGCAAGACGGTCGACACCGCCATCCGCGGTCTCACGGCCGTATCGAACATGAGCCACATCACGTCGGTGCGCTCGATCGAAGACGGCAACGACAAGTCGCACGCCATCGGCCTCGGCCAGATGAACCTGCACGGCTACCTCGCCCGCGAGCGCATCTTCTACGGCAGCGAAGAGGGCATCGACTTCACGAACATCTACTTCTACACGGTGCTGTTCCACGCCCTGCGCGCGTCGAACGCCATCGCGAAGGAGCGCGGCGAGACCTTCGACGGGTTCGCCGAGTCCAAGTACGCGTCGGGCGAGTTCTTCGACAAGTACACGGATGCCGCGTGGGTGCCCGCGACCGCCAAGGTCACGCAGCTCTTCGCCGACTCCAACGTGCACATCCCGACGCAGGAAGACTGGAAGGCGCTGAAGGCGTCCGTGCAGGAGCACGGCATCTACAACCAGAACCTGCAGGCCGTGCCGCCCACCGGGTCGATCTCGTATATCAACAACTCGACGGCCTCGATCCACCCGATCGCGTCGAAGATCGAGATCCGCAAGGAAGGCAAGCTCGGTCGCGTCTACTACCCGGCGGCGTTCATGACGAACGACAACCTGGAGTACTACCAGGACGCCTACGAGATCGGCTATGAGAAGGTCATCGACACCTACGCCGCGGCGACGCAGCACGTCGACCAGGGCCTCTCGCTCACGCTGTTCTTCAAGGACACCGCGACGACCCGCGACATCAACAAGGCGCAGATCTACGCATGGAAGAAGGGGATCAAGACGATCTACTACATCCGCCTGCGGCAGATGGCGCTCGAGGGCACCGAGCTCGAGATGTGCGTCAGCTGCGCGCTCTGA
- the nrdF gene encoding class 1b ribonucleoside-diphosphate reductase subunit beta encodes MTPPEKLKLVDHVQAINWNKIQDDKDLEVWNRLVNNFWLPEKVPLSNDIQSWNTLTPEEQTLTMRVFTGLTLLDTIQGTVGAVSLIPDAITPHEEAVYTNIAFMESVHAKSYSSIFSTLCSTKDIDDAFRWSVENENLQKKASIVMEYYQGDSPLKRKVASTLLESFLFYSGFYLPMYWSSRAKLTNTADLIRLIIRDEAVHGYYIGYKFQKGLEKATQAERDELKDYTFSLLYELYDNEVQYTQDLYDGVGLTEDVKKFLHYNANKALMNLGYEAMFPKTVTDVNPAILSALSPNADENHDFFSGSGSSYVIGKAVSTEDEDWDF; translated from the coding sequence ATGACCCCTCCCGAGAAGCTGAAGCTCGTCGACCACGTGCAGGCGATCAACTGGAACAAGATCCAAGACGACAAGGACCTCGAGGTCTGGAACCGCCTGGTGAACAACTTCTGGCTGCCCGAGAAGGTGCCGCTGTCGAACGACATCCAGTCGTGGAACACGCTCACACCCGAAGAGCAGACGCTCACCATGCGCGTGTTCACCGGGCTCACCCTGCTCGACACGATCCAGGGCACGGTCGGTGCGGTCTCGCTCATCCCCGACGCGATCACGCCGCACGAAGAGGCCGTCTACACGAACATCGCGTTCATGGAGTCGGTGCACGCGAAGAGCTACTCGTCGATCTTCTCGACGCTGTGCTCGACGAAGGACATCGACGACGCGTTCCGCTGGTCGGTCGAGAACGAGAACCTTCAGAAGAAGGCCTCGATCGTCATGGAGTACTACCAGGGCGACTCTCCGCTGAAGCGTAAGGTCGCTTCGACGCTGCTCGAGAGCTTCCTCTTCTACTCGGGCTTCTACCTGCCGATGTACTGGTCGTCGCGGGCGAAGCTCACCAACACGGCCGACCTCATCCGCCTCATCATCCGCGACGAGGCAGTGCACGGGTACTACATCGGCTACAAGTTCCAGAAGGGTCTCGAGAAGGCCACGCAGGCCGAGCGCGACGAGCTGAAGGACTACACGTTCTCGCTGCTCTACGAGCTCTACGACAACGAGGTGCAGTACACGCAGGACCTCTACGACGGCGTCGGCCTGACCGAAGACGTCAAGAAGTTCCTGCACTACAACGCCAACAAGGCCCTCATGAACCTCGGCTACGAGGCGATGTTCCCGAAGACCGTCACCGACGTGAACCCGGCGATCCTCTCGGCCCTCTCGCCGAACGCCGACGAGAACCACGACTTCTTCTCGGGCTCGGGCTCCTCGTACGTCATCGGCAAGGCCGTCTCGACCGAAGACGAGGACTGGGACTTCTAA
- a CDS encoding helix-turn-helix transcriptional regulator, protein MGRTPRESPRELTSSWPDVPCDDPAGEIARQFVLKLVQATDGQSIRAVAEKAGVNEGTIRRVIAGESWPDLRTIARVEISLKKRLYRSSAI, encoded by the coding sequence ATGGGCAGAACTCCCCGCGAGAGTCCGCGGGAGCTCACGAGTTCGTGGCCCGACGTTCCTTGCGACGATCCGGCCGGGGAGATCGCGCGCCAGTTCGTGCTCAAGCTTGTGCAGGCCACAGACGGACAGAGCATTCGAGCGGTAGCCGAAAAGGCCGGTGTGAATGAAGGAACAATCCGACGGGTGATCGCGGGGGAGTCCTGGCCGGATCTCCGGACGATCGCTCGTGTGGAGATCAGTTTGAAGAAACGGCTGTATCGCTCTTCGGCCATTTGA
- a CDS encoding thioredoxin domain-containing protein, whose protein sequence is MKRSTKIQAGILAGVVLAGGAGIVAIALNQPGAAQNTPAISTVVAENSHRLDVAETSDVTFTEFLDFECEVCGAVYPVVEELREEYAGRVTFVTRYFPLPGHFNSRTAAISVEAAAQQGKFEEMYHRMFETQAEWGEQQVSAADRFREFAQELELDLAAYDDAVADPATEARVQQDYDAATALGATGTPTIFVNDEYIPLTSPDDLRKALDTALTE, encoded by the coding sequence TTGAAGCGAAGCACGAAGATCCAGGCCGGCATCCTTGCCGGAGTCGTCCTCGCTGGCGGAGCCGGCATCGTCGCGATCGCGCTCAACCAGCCCGGAGCCGCGCAGAATACGCCAGCGATCTCGACGGTCGTCGCTGAGAACAGCCACCGCCTCGACGTCGCTGAGACCAGTGACGTCACGTTCACCGAGTTCCTCGACTTCGAATGCGAAGTGTGCGGTGCCGTCTACCCGGTCGTCGAGGAACTCCGCGAGGAGTACGCGGGCCGCGTCACCTTCGTAACCCGCTACTTCCCCCTGCCCGGGCACTTCAACTCGCGCACCGCGGCGATCTCGGTTGAAGCTGCCGCCCAGCAAGGCAAGTTCGAGGAGATGTACCACCGCATGTTCGAGACCCAGGCCGAATGGGGCGAACAACAGGTCTCCGCGGCCGATCGGTTCCGCGAATTCGCCCAAGAGCTGGAACTCGACCTCGCCGCCTACGACGATGCAGTTGCCGACCCGGCCACCGAAGCAAGAGTCCAGCAGGACTACGACGCCGCGACCGCGCTGGGCGCCACCGGCACCCCGACGATCTTCGTCAACGACGAGTACATCCCACTCACCTCGCCCGACGACCTCCGCAAAGCGCTGGACACCGCACTCACCGAGTAA